A single window of Streptomyces sp. NBC_00464 DNA harbors:
- a CDS encoding LysR substrate-binding domain-containing protein yields the protein MAARQIPSTSTLLAFEAAARHGRFSLAAQELVVTEGAISRQVARLEAFLGVPLFLRGGNRVELTAHGARYAEEVGRSLVSLEQSTLQVMASPPQQQVLELAVIGTFASRWLVPRLPLFSREHPDVMVNLSTRNDPFVLNGSAFDAAVTFAHPAWPEAESRHLFRTSLIPVCRADLVPRGHSATSGALPHLPLLHKTATPESWRGYSREFGLDLQEATAGGRFEQFSMLIEAALVGLGVALVPYLYIADELRTGKLVAVGPPGQQTAKEFILVINSRSSRSKLLDEFSDWLVAVAEPDSPPAAPEAAIAHPSSVIE from the coding sequence ATGGCGGCCAGGCAGATTCCCAGCACCTCGACGTTGCTCGCCTTCGAGGCTGCGGCACGTCATGGCAGGTTTTCGCTTGCCGCACAGGAGCTGGTCGTCACGGAAGGGGCGATCAGCCGGCAGGTGGCACGGCTGGAAGCGTTTCTCGGGGTTCCCTTGTTCCTTCGGGGCGGCAATCGTGTCGAGCTGACGGCGCACGGGGCGCGCTATGCCGAAGAGGTGGGGCGGTCGCTCGTGTCGTTGGAGCAGTCAACGCTTCAGGTGATGGCGTCCCCGCCGCAGCAGCAAGTACTGGAGCTCGCGGTGATCGGAACGTTCGCATCCAGATGGCTGGTACCGCGGCTTCCGTTGTTCTCACGCGAACATCCGGACGTGATGGTAAATCTGAGCACTCGAAACGATCCTTTTGTGCTGAACGGCAGTGCGTTTGATGCTGCGGTCACCTTCGCTCATCCCGCGTGGCCGGAAGCTGAATCGAGGCACCTGTTCCGCACTTCCTTGATCCCCGTGTGCAGGGCTGATCTCGTGCCACGGGGACACAGCGCGACTTCTGGGGCATTGCCCCACTTGCCGTTGCTGCACAAGACGGCGACGCCTGAAAGTTGGCGTGGTTACTCTCGCGAGTTCGGGCTCGACCTTCAGGAAGCGACGGCCGGTGGCCGCTTCGAGCAGTTCTCCATGTTGATCGAAGCGGCTCTCGTCGGCTTGGGCGTGGCACTTGTCCCGTATCTCTACATTGCCGACGAATTGCGAACGGGGAAACTTGTTGCAGTCGGTCCGCCCGGACAGCAGACAGCCAAGGAATTCATCCTCGTCATCAACTCGCGGAGCTCTCGTTCGAAACTTCTCGACGAGTTCTCTGATTGGCTGGTGGCCGTAGCGGAACCCGACTCTCCTCCCGCCGCACCAGAAGCCGCGATTGCTCATCCCTCATCCGTGATCGAATAG
- a CDS encoding MBL fold metallo-hydrolase, producing MAPPLFPTRKIGLYTVTAISDGYLTASLDLLTNVDRQEASALQRRGGLNDQSPMHINSYLVRGADRTILVDAGAGGVKQWGGHLKAGLPLAGVQPSDIDAVLLTHAHPDHVGGLLDGSGRAVFPNAELLIHQREVAFWQNDGNLAHANERARGNFRIARNALGAYGGRLRRFAQGEVLPGISAIPLPGHTEGHTGYLVGSEDQSVFFWGDTVHFPTVQVTRPDASVTLDNDPFRAAETRVRVLDMVSAEQLIVAGPHLDDRGFARIERVKGGYSITDEG from the coding sequence ATGGCACCCCCGCTCTTCCCCACCCGAAAGATCGGCCTGTACACGGTTACCGCCATCAGTGACGGTTATCTCACAGCGAGCCTGGACCTGCTGACGAACGTCGACCGTCAGGAGGCCTCGGCGTTGCAGCGGCGAGGCGGGCTGAACGATCAGTCGCCTATGCACATCAACAGCTACCTGGTACGTGGTGCCGACCGCACCATCCTTGTGGACGCCGGGGCCGGCGGCGTCAAGCAATGGGGCGGTCACTTGAAGGCCGGTCTGCCACTGGCGGGTGTGCAACCTTCGGATATTGACGCTGTTCTTCTTACGCACGCACACCCGGACCATGTCGGTGGCCTGCTCGACGGTTCCGGGCGTGCCGTTTTCCCCAACGCCGAACTCCTGATTCACCAGCGCGAGGTCGCCTTCTGGCAGAACGACGGCAACCTCGCACATGCGAACGAACGCGCTCGGGGGAACTTCCGGATAGCTCGCAACGCCCTCGGTGCCTATGGCGGCAGACTCCGCAGGTTCGCACAAGGTGAAGTCTTGCCCGGGATTTCAGCAATACCACTTCCTGGCCACACGGAGGGCCACACGGGCTATCTCGTCGGCTCCGAAGACCAGAGCGTGTTCTTCTGGGGCGACACCGTTCATTTCCCGACCGTCCAAGTGACGCGGCCCGACGCATCGGTCACGCTGGACAACGATCCATTCCGCGCCGCCGAAACGCGCGTCCGGGTGCTCGACATGGTCAGCGCTGAGCAGCTCATTGTCGCTGGTCCCCATCTCGACGACCGAGGATTTGCTCGGATCGAGCGGGTAAAGGGAGGCTATTCGATCACGGATGAGGGATGA
- a CDS encoding glycoside hydrolase family 3 protein translates to MHDRTSRRTLLTATAATAVAAAAGMAVAPGAVAAQKSASSSNSHGHTSAATTRRLKRLISRMSLEEKVGQLFVMRVYGHSATEPDQADIDANLAEIGVRTAAEMIAKYHVGGIIYFAWAHNTRDPHQIADLSNGIQRAGLAGPNSLPLLISTDQEHGIVCRVGEPATLMPGAMALGAGGSRSDARQAGQIAGAELAAIGICQNYAPDADVNVNPANPVIGVRSFGSDPQSVAGMVAAQVKGYQSAGIASTAKHFPGHGDTSTDSHTGLPVITHTREQWAELDEPPFRAAIAAGIDSIMTAHIVVPALDPAEDPATLSRPILTGILREELGYDGVVVTDSLGMEGVRTKYGDERVPVLALQAGVDQLLNPPSLDVSWNALLAAVKNGEVSEARLDESILRILRLKTKLGLFDDPFVSHRGVDRTVGTRSHLAAADRIAEHTTTLLDNPGALLPLSRRSHKNLLVVGADPASPSGTTGPPTTTLAQEFNGLGYTATALSTGTAPTRASIDAAVAAAQGKDAVVVGTYNVTATSAQRTLVRELAATGVPVITVAIRNPYDIAQLAGTGYAASLASYSWTDVELRAAARVIAGRAEPEGKLPVPVQRADDPAQVLYPVGYGLTY, encoded by the coding sequence GTGCACGACCGCACCTCCAGACGCACCCTCCTCACCGCCACCGCAGCAACCGCTGTCGCGGCGGCTGCGGGTATGGCAGTCGCCCCCGGCGCCGTCGCCGCCCAGAAGTCCGCAAGCAGCAGCAACAGCCACGGCCACACCTCCGCCGCCACCACCCGGCGGCTGAAGCGGCTCATCTCCCGGATGAGCCTGGAGGAGAAGGTCGGCCAGCTCTTCGTCATGCGGGTCTACGGGCACTCCGCGACCGAGCCCGACCAGGCGGACATCGACGCCAACCTCGCCGAGATCGGGGTGCGCACCGCCGCGGAGATGATCGCCAAGTACCACGTGGGCGGCATCATCTACTTCGCGTGGGCGCACAACACCCGTGACCCGCACCAGATCGCCGATCTCTCCAACGGCATCCAGCGGGCCGGTCTGGCGGGGCCGAACTCCCTGCCGCTCCTCATCTCCACCGACCAGGAGCACGGCATCGTCTGCCGGGTCGGCGAGCCCGCCACACTGATGCCGGGCGCGATGGCGCTGGGCGCGGGCGGTTCGCGGTCCGACGCGCGGCAGGCCGGGCAGATCGCGGGCGCCGAGCTCGCGGCGATCGGCATCTGCCAGAACTACGCCCCGGACGCGGACGTCAACGTCAATCCGGCCAACCCGGTGATCGGCGTGCGTTCCTTCGGCTCCGACCCGCAGTCCGTGGCCGGGATGGTCGCCGCCCAGGTGAAGGGGTACCAGAGCGCCGGGATCGCCTCCACGGCCAAGCACTTCCCGGGTCACGGTGACACCAGCACCGACAGCCACACCGGTCTGCCGGTGATCACCCACACCCGTGAGCAGTGGGCCGAGCTGGACGAGCCGCCGTTCCGGGCCGCGATCGCCGCGGGCATCGACTCGATCATGACGGCGCACATCGTGGTGCCCGCGCTCGACCCGGCCGAGGACCCGGCGACGCTGTCCAGGCCCATCCTCACCGGCATCCTGCGCGAGGAGCTGGGCTACGACGGCGTCGTGGTCACCGACTCTCTCGGCATGGAAGGCGTGCGGACCAAGTACGGCGACGAGCGGGTGCCGGTGCTGGCCCTGCAGGCGGGCGTCGATCAGCTGCTCAACCCGCCGAGCCTGGACGTGTCCTGGAACGCCCTCCTGGCGGCCGTCAAGAACGGCGAGGTCAGCGAGGCCCGGCTCGACGAATCGATCCTGCGCATCCTGCGCCTGAAGACGAAGCTGGGCCTGTTCGACGACCCGTTCGTCAGCCACCGGGGCGTGGACCGTACCGTCGGCACCCGCTCGCACCTCGCCGCGGCCGACCGCATCGCGGAGCACACCACCACGCTGCTGGACAACCCCGGTGCGCTGCTGCCGCTCTCGCGCCGCTCGCACAAGAACCTGCTCGTGGTCGGCGCCGACCCGGCCTCCCCCTCGGGCACGACGGGCCCGCCGACCACCACCCTGGCCCAGGAGTTCAACGGGCTGGGGTACACGGCCACGGCCCTGTCCACCGGTACCGCTCCGACCCGGGCGAGCATCGACGCGGCGGTGGCGGCCGCCCAGGGCAAGGACGCGGTGGTCGTGGGGACGTACAACGTCACGGCGACCAGTGCGCAGCGGACCCTGGTGAGGGAGCTGGCCGCGACCGGTGTCCCGGTGATCACGGTCGCCATCCGCAATCCGTACGACATCGCCCAGCTGGCCGGGACCGGATACGCGGCGAGCCTGGCCTCGTACTCCTGGACCGACGTCGAACTGCGGGCGGCCGCCCGGGTGATCGCGGGCCGGGCCGAGCCGGAGGGGAAGCTCCCGGTGCCGGTGCAGCGCGCGGACGATCCCGCGCAGGTGCTGTACCCGGTGGGTTACGGGCTGACGTACTAA
- a CDS encoding ABC transporter ATP-binding protein, translating to MSDAGEQGSGGQPRGWARRLSGYAWRYRRNVLLALGSSLAGMAVMALVPLVTKVIIDDVVVGHTRSLAVWTGLLIVAAALVYVSTYIRRYYGGRLALDVQHDLRTEMYGTITRLDGRRQDELSTGQVVGRATSDLQLIQSLLFMLPMTIGNVLLFLISLVIMAWLSPLLTLVAIAVAPALWFIARRSRTRLFPATWYAQSQAAAVAGVVDGAVSGVRVVKGFGQEDQETGKLREVGRRLFAGRLRTVRLNSRYTPALQAVPALGQVAMLALGGWLATRGEITLGTFVAFSTYLAQLVGPVRMLAMVLTVGQQARAGVERVLELIDTEPSLQDGTKELPADIPVGVEFEDVRFGYDKDRPVLDGFSLTIEPGETVAVVGASGSGKSTVSLLLPRFYDVTHGAVLVGGHDVRELTLDSLRAAIGLVPEDSFLFSDTIRANIAYGLPGATDEQIEQAARAAQADRFIAELPDGYDTTVGEHGLTLSGGQRQRVALARAILTDPRLLLLDDATSAVDARVEHEIHEALRQVMAGRTTLLIAHRRSTLNLADRIAVLENGRLADIGTHEELERRSALYRRLLTDPDELGATSPGHQLTKAAPDPADDRALQEEIDAEFDAERGITPELWVRKEGARETDAAGTPATPELLAQVEALPPATDTPDIDEARAVHAEESYGLRRLLRGFGLPLLVSLALVAVDAGAGLLLPVLIRNGIDEGVTQLALGAVWTASAFGLVVVLVQWAAQVGETRMTGRTGERVLYSLRLKIFAQLQRLGLDYYERELTGRIMTRMTTDVDALSTFLQTGLVTAFVSVVTFFGIMVALLVLDVELALVVFATLPLLVVGTFFFRRKSVKAYELARERIGVVNADLQESVSGLRIVQAFRRERDGAERFAARSDHYREARVRGQWLISVYFPFVQLLSAVAAAAVLIVGAGRVDNGTLTTGALVAYLLYIDLFFAPVQQLSQVFDGYQQATVSLGRIQELLQEPASTADRDEPLDVKSLRGEIAFEDVSFAYSGEEAALTGIDLHIPAGQTVAFVGETGAGKSTLVKLVARFYDPTGGRVTADGTDLRALNMTAYRHRLGVVPQEAYLFAGTVRDAIAYGRPEATDAEVEAAARAVGAHDMIATLEDGYLHTVAERGRNLSAGQRQLIALARAELVDPDILLLDEATASLDLASEALVNQATDRIAGRRTTLVVAHRLTTAARADRVVVMDHGRVVEDGTHDELLALDGRYAVLWRTFIGEDEPAGV from the coding sequence GTGTCGGACGCAGGGGAGCAAGGAAGCGGCGGGCAGCCCCGTGGCTGGGCGCGGAGGCTGAGCGGTTACGCCTGGCGCTACCGGCGCAACGTGCTGCTGGCGCTCGGTTCGTCGCTCGCCGGAATGGCCGTGATGGCCCTCGTCCCGCTGGTCACCAAGGTGATCATCGACGACGTGGTCGTCGGCCACACCCGCTCCCTGGCCGTCTGGACGGGACTGCTGATCGTCGCGGCCGCGCTTGTGTACGTCTCCACCTACATCCGCCGCTACTACGGCGGCCGGCTCGCCCTCGACGTCCAGCACGACCTGCGGACCGAGATGTACGGGACGATCACCCGCCTCGACGGCCGGCGCCAGGACGAGCTCTCCACCGGCCAGGTCGTCGGCCGCGCCACCAGCGACCTCCAGCTGATCCAGAGCCTGCTGTTCATGCTCCCGATGACCATCGGGAACGTCCTGCTCTTCCTCATCTCCCTGGTGATCATGGCGTGGCTCTCGCCGCTGCTCACCCTCGTCGCCATCGCCGTCGCCCCCGCCCTCTGGTTCATCGCCCGCCGCTCCCGCACCCGCCTCTTCCCCGCCACCTGGTACGCCCAGTCGCAGGCCGCGGCCGTCGCCGGAGTCGTCGACGGAGCCGTCTCCGGCGTCCGTGTCGTCAAGGGCTTCGGGCAGGAGGACCAGGAGACCGGCAAGCTGCGCGAGGTCGGGCGCCGGCTCTTCGCCGGCCGGCTGCGCACCGTACGGCTGAACTCCCGCTACACCCCCGCCCTCCAGGCCGTCCCCGCCCTCGGCCAGGTCGCGATGCTGGCCCTCGGCGGCTGGCTCGCCACCCGCGGCGAGATCACCCTCGGCACCTTCGTGGCGTTCTCCACCTACCTCGCCCAGCTCGTCGGCCCGGTCCGGATGCTCGCCATGGTCCTCACCGTCGGCCAGCAGGCCCGCGCCGGTGTGGAGCGCGTACTGGAACTGATCGACACCGAGCCGTCCCTCCAGGACGGCACCAAGGAGCTCCCGGCCGACATCCCGGTCGGCGTCGAGTTCGAGGACGTACGGTTCGGCTACGACAAGGACCGCCCCGTCCTCGACGGCTTCTCGCTGACCATCGAACCCGGCGAGACCGTCGCCGTCGTCGGCGCGTCCGGCAGCGGCAAGTCCACCGTCTCGCTGCTGCTGCCCCGGTTCTACGACGTGACGCACGGCGCCGTCCTCGTCGGCGGACACGACGTCCGCGAACTGACCCTCGACTCGCTGCGGGCCGCCATCGGACTCGTACCGGAGGACAGCTTCCTGTTCTCCGACACCATCCGCGCCAACATCGCCTACGGCCTCCCCGGCGCCACCGACGAACAGATCGAGCAGGCAGCCCGCGCCGCCCAGGCCGACCGGTTCATCGCCGAGCTGCCCGACGGCTACGACACCACGGTCGGCGAGCACGGGCTCACCCTCTCCGGCGGCCAGCGCCAGCGCGTCGCGCTCGCCCGCGCCATCCTCACCGACCCCAGGCTGCTCCTCCTCGACGACGCCACCTCCGCCGTCGACGCCCGCGTCGAGCACGAGATCCACGAGGCGCTGCGCCAGGTCATGGCAGGCCGCACGACCCTGCTGATCGCTCACCGCCGCTCCACCCTGAACCTCGCCGACCGGATCGCCGTCCTGGAGAACGGCCGGCTCGCCGACATCGGCACCCACGAGGAGCTGGAGCGCCGCTCCGCGCTCTACCGGCGCCTGCTCACCGACCCGGACGAGCTGGGCGCCACCTCGCCCGGCCACCAGCTGACCAAGGCCGCCCCGGACCCCGCCGACGACCGTGCGCTCCAGGAGGAGATCGACGCCGAGTTCGACGCCGAGCGCGGCATCACCCCCGAGCTGTGGGTCCGCAAGGAGGGGGCACGCGAGACCGACGCGGCCGGCACCCCCGCCACCCCCGAGCTCCTCGCCCAGGTCGAGGCCCTGCCCCCGGCGACCGACACCCCGGACATCGACGAGGCCCGCGCCGTGCATGCCGAGGAGTCCTACGGGCTCCGCAGGCTGCTGCGCGGCTTCGGGCTGCCGCTGCTGGTCAGCCTGGCGCTGGTGGCCGTGGATGCCGGAGCGGGCCTGCTCCTGCCGGTACTGATCAGGAACGGCATCGACGAGGGCGTCACCCAGCTCGCGCTCGGCGCGGTCTGGACCGCCTCCGCCTTCGGCCTCGTCGTCGTACTCGTGCAGTGGGCGGCCCAGGTCGGCGAGACCCGGATGACGGGCCGCACCGGCGAGCGGGTGCTCTACTCCCTGCGGCTGAAGATCTTCGCGCAGCTCCAGCGCCTCGGCCTGGACTACTACGAGCGCGAGCTGACCGGCCGGATCATGACCCGGATGACGACCGACGTGGACGCCCTGTCCACGTTCCTCCAGACCGGCCTGGTCACGGCCTTCGTCTCCGTCGTCACCTTCTTCGGCATCATGGTCGCGCTGCTGGTCCTCGACGTGGAGCTGGCCCTGGTCGTGTTCGCGACGCTGCCGCTGCTCGTCGTCGGTACGTTCTTCTTCCGCCGCAAGAGCGTCAAGGCGTACGAGCTGGCCCGTGAGCGCATCGGCGTCGTCAACGCCGACCTCCAGGAGTCCGTCTCCGGCCTCCGGATCGTGCAGGCCTTCCGCCGCGAGCGGGACGGCGCCGAGCGGTTCGCCGCGCGCAGCGACCACTACCGCGAGGCCCGGGTCCGCGGCCAGTGGCTGATCTCGGTGTACTTCCCGTTCGTCCAGCTGCTGTCGGCGGTGGCCGCCGCCGCCGTGCTGATCGTCGGCGCGGGCCGGGTCGACAACGGCACGCTCACCACGGGTGCGCTGGTCGCCTACCTGCTCTACATCGACCTGTTCTTCGCGCCGGTGCAGCAGCTCTCGCAGGTCTTCGACGGCTACCAGCAGGCCACCGTCTCCCTCGGCCGTATCCAGGAACTCCTCCAGGAACCGGCCTCCACCGCCGACCGCGACGAACCGCTGGACGTGAAGTCGCTGCGCGGCGAGATCGCGTTCGAGGACGTGTCCTTCGCGTACAGCGGCGAGGAGGCCGCGCTCACCGGCATCGACCTGCACATCCCGGCCGGTCAGACGGTCGCGTTCGTCGGCGAGACCGGCGCGGGCAAGTCCACCCTCGTCAAGCTCGTCGCCCGCTTCTACGATCCGACGGGCGGCCGGGTCACCGCGGACGGCACCGACCTGCGCGCGCTGAACATGACCGCGTACCGGCACCGGCTCGGGGTCGTACCGCAGGAGGCGTACCTCTTCGCCGGCACGGTCCGTGACGCCATCGCGTACGGGCGGCCGGAGGCCACCGACGCCGAGGTGGAGGCGGCGGCCCGGGCGGTCGGCGCGCACGACATGATCGCCACCCTGGAGGACGGCTACCTCCACACGGTCGCCGAACGGGGCCGCAACCTCTCGGCCGGCCAGCGCCAGCTGATCGCGCTCGCCCGCGCCGAGCTCGTCGACCCGGACATCCTGCTGCTCGACGAGGCCACCGCGTCCCTGGACCTCGCCAGCGAGGCCCTGGTCAACCAGGCGACCGACCGCATCGCGGGCCGGCGCACCACCCTCGTCGTCGCCCACCGTCTCACCACCGCCGCCCGCGCCGACCGGGTCGTGGTGATGGACCACGGCCGGGTCGTCGAGGACGGCACCCACGACGAACTCCTCGCCCTGGACGGGCGCTACGCGGTGCTGTGGCGCACCTTCATAGGGGAGGACGAGCCCGCGGGGGTGTGA
- a CDS encoding S28 family serine protease, translated as MRKALRGFLPLAVLIGTVSATGAPAGAATAAEPVAVRSAVSDSGTSTDIKDRILAIPGMSLIEEKPAAGYRYFVLNYTQPVDHRHPSKGTFQQRITLLHKDTSRPTVFYTSGYNVSTNPSRSEPTRIVDGNQVSLEYRFFTPSRPSPADWSKLDIWQAASDQHRVFTALKQIYSKNWLTTGGSKGGMTATYFERFYPKDMDGVVAYVAPNDVVNKEDSAYDRFFAGVGTKECRTRLEGVQREALVRREPLEEKYEQYAADNGYTFTTVGTLDKAYEAVVMDYIWAYWQYSLLADCDTIPADAASATDQAIWDSIDSISGFSAYADQGLANYTPYYYQAGTQLGSPDIKQPWLGKLSRYGYQPPRNFVPSSIPMKFQPSVMRDVDTWVKNHASHMLYVYGENDPWGAERFRLGKGARDSYVFTVPGGNHGSNVAGLAPAENATATAAILRWAGVAPAAVQADPEKAKPLAKFDARLDKKDLTTEHRLGVRRP; from the coding sequence ATGCGTAAGGCGCTCAGAGGGTTCCTGCCGCTTGCGGTGCTCATCGGCACAGTGAGCGCGACGGGGGCCCCGGCCGGTGCGGCCACCGCCGCAGAACCGGTCGCGGTCCGTTCCGCCGTCAGTGACAGCGGTACGAGCACGGACATCAAGGACCGCATCCTGGCCATCCCGGGCATGAGTCTCATCGAGGAGAAGCCGGCCGCCGGATACCGCTACTTCGTTCTCAACTACACCCAGCCGGTCGACCACCGGCACCCGTCCAAGGGCACGTTCCAGCAGCGCATCACCCTGCTGCACAAGGACACCTCACGCCCGACGGTCTTCTACACCAGCGGCTACAACGTCTCCACCAACCCCAGCCGCTCGGAGCCGACCAGGATCGTCGACGGCAACCAGGTCTCGCTGGAGTACCGGTTCTTCACCCCGTCGCGTCCCTCGCCCGCCGACTGGTCCAAGCTCGACATCTGGCAGGCCGCCAGTGACCAGCACCGGGTCTTCACCGCGCTGAAGCAGATCTACTCCAAGAACTGGCTGACCACCGGCGGTTCCAAGGGCGGCATGACCGCCACGTACTTCGAGCGCTTCTACCCGAAGGACATGGACGGCGTCGTCGCCTACGTCGCGCCCAACGACGTGGTCAACAAGGAGGACTCGGCGTACGACCGGTTCTTCGCCGGCGTCGGCACCAAGGAGTGCCGCACCAGGCTGGAGGGCGTGCAGCGCGAGGCGCTGGTCCGCCGGGAGCCGCTGGAGGAGAAGTACGAGCAGTACGCCGCCGACAACGGCTACACCTTCACCACCGTCGGCACCCTCGACAAGGCCTACGAGGCCGTGGTCATGGACTACATCTGGGCGTACTGGCAGTACAGCCTGCTCGCCGACTGCGACACCATTCCGGCCGACGCCGCGAGCGCCACCGACCAGGCGATCTGGGACTCGATCGACTCGATCTCCGGCTTCTCCGCCTACGCGGACCAGGGCCTGGCGAACTACACGCCGTACTACTACCAGGCGGGTACCCAGCTCGGCTCGCCCGACATCAAGCAGCCCTGGCTCGGCAAGCTGAGCCGGTACGGCTACCAGCCGCCGCGCAACTTCGTGCCGAGCTCCATCCCGATGAAGTTCCAGCCCTCGGTGATGCGCGACGTCGACACCTGGGTGAAGAACCACGCCAGCCACATGCTGTACGTGTACGGGGAGAACGACCCGTGGGGTGCCGAGCGCTTCCGGCTCGGCAAGGGCGCCCGTGACAGCTATGTCTTCACGGTGCCCGGCGGCAACCACGGCTCGAACGTCGCCGGTCTGGCTCCGGCGGAGAACGCCACCGCCACCGCGGCGATCCTGCGCTGGGCGGGCGTCGCCCCGGCCGCCGTCCAGGCGGACCCGGAGAAGGCGAAGCCGCTCGCGAAGTTCGACGCGCGGCTCGACAAGAAGGACCTGACGACCGAGCACCGGCTCGGCGTCCGACGTCCGTAA
- a CDS encoding EamA family transporter, whose translation MRPLHIALAVLVAALWGVNFVVIELGLDHFPPLLFSALRFLVAALPAVFFVGRPKVAWKWIVGVGLALGVAKFGLLFIGMDRGMGAGLSSLVLQVQAVFTALLAALVLGERPGKVRVLGMGVALAGIGVAAVDEGASGPVLAFVLVIAAAACWGVSNVLTRRAAPPDSLNFMVWVSTVPVLPLLGLSLLFEGWDRDRDALAALDWSAAGIIVYVAWVVTIFGFGAWGFLLSRYQASSVAPFTLLVPVFGMSSAALLLDESVSPLRWCAAALLVGGVALTSLAGVRRPRVPDPGAPEPAPVRG comes from the coding sequence ATGCGTCCCCTCCACATCGCCCTGGCCGTCCTGGTGGCCGCCCTCTGGGGTGTCAACTTCGTCGTCATCGAGCTCGGGCTCGACCACTTCCCGCCGCTGCTCTTCTCCGCCCTGCGCTTCCTGGTCGCGGCGCTGCCCGCGGTGTTCTTCGTCGGCCGCCCGAAGGTCGCGTGGAAGTGGATCGTGGGGGTGGGGCTGGCCCTGGGCGTGGCCAAGTTCGGCCTGCTCTTCATCGGCATGGACCGGGGGATGGGCGCCGGACTCTCCTCCCTGGTCCTTCAGGTGCAGGCGGTCTTCACCGCGCTCCTCGCGGCGCTCGTGCTGGGCGAACGGCCGGGGAAGGTACGGGTGTTGGGGATGGGGGTGGCTCTCGCCGGGATCGGGGTGGCCGCCGTCGACGAGGGGGCGAGCGGGCCCGTGCTCGCCTTCGTCCTGGTGATCGCGGCGGCCGCCTGCTGGGGCGTGTCGAACGTCCTGACCCGCAGGGCCGCCCCGCCCGACTCCCTCAACTTCATGGTCTGGGTCTCCACCGTGCCCGTCCTGCCGCTGCTCGGTCTCTCCCTGCTCTTCGAGGGCTGGGACCGCGACCGGGACGCGCTCGCCGCGCTGGACTGGAGCGCCGCCGGAATCATCGTCTACGTCGCGTGGGTCGTCACGATCTTCGGCTTCGGGGCATGGGGATTCCTGCTCAGCCGGTACCAGGCCTCGTCCGTCGCCCCGTTCACCCTGCTCGTGCCGGTCTTCGGCATGTCGTCGGCCGCGCTGCTGCTCGACGAGTCGGTGAGCCCGCTGCGGTGGTGCGCGGCGGCGCTGCTGGTCGGCGGGGTGGCCCTGACCTCGCTCGCGGGGGTGCGACGCCCCCGCGTCCCAGATCCGGGGGCGCCCGAGCCGGCCCCCGTACGCGGGTAG
- a CDS encoding LysR family transcriptional regulator — translation MLDLARLRALHAISVHGSVAGAAAALGYTPSAVSQQITKLERETRTTLLERRGRGVALTEEAVHLATAAQELLAIVERAETSLEERRGLPTGRLSIGAFASAARGLLPGVLAELDREHPALEVRLTEVDPHLSVDLVAKGVIDLAVAHDWDIAPLPAPEGVAQAVIGDDRCDLLVPAGHRLAGRDGVRREELAKERWICQPPGTVCHDWLVRTLRTAGYEPDIRHQAEENHTQLALLAAGLGVAMIPRLGRGPLPEGVVAVRIDPVPVRRLYALWRTEAARRPAITAAASALQAHGAGVGLR, via the coding sequence GTGCTCGATCTGGCCCGGCTGCGCGCCCTGCACGCCATCTCCGTCCACGGCTCGGTAGCGGGCGCCGCCGCCGCGCTCGGCTACACCCCGTCGGCGGTCTCGCAGCAGATCACCAAGCTGGAGCGGGAGACCCGCACGACGCTGCTGGAGCGTCGCGGGCGCGGGGTCGCGCTGACCGAGGAGGCCGTCCATCTGGCCACCGCGGCCCAGGAGTTGCTGGCGATCGTGGAGCGCGCCGAGACCTCACTGGAGGAGCGGCGGGGGCTGCCGACGGGGCGGCTTTCGATCGGCGCGTTCGCCTCTGCGGCGCGCGGGCTGCTGCCCGGGGTGCTGGCGGAGCTGGACCGTGAGCACCCGGCGCTGGAGGTGCGGCTGACCGAGGTCGACCCGCATCTCTCGGTGGACCTGGTGGCGAAGGGTGTGATCGATCTGGCCGTCGCGCACGACTGGGACATCGCCCCGCTGCCCGCTCCGGAGGGGGTGGCGCAGGCGGTGATCGGGGACGACCGGTGCGATCTGCTGGTGCCGGCGGGCCACCGGCTGGCGGGCCGGGACGGGGTGCGGCGCGAGGAGCTGGCGAAGGAGCGGTGGATCTGCCAGCCGCCGGGGACGGTCTGCCACGACTGGCTCGTACGGACGCTGCGCACGGCCGGGTACGAGCCGGACATCCGTCACCAGGCCGAGGAGAACCACACCCAACTCGCCCTGCTCGCCGCCGGTCTCGGGGTGGCGATGATCCCCCGCCTGGGCCGCGGGCCGCTGCCGGAGGGCGTGGTGGCGGTGCGGATCGATCCCGTGCCGGTGCGGCGGCTGTACGCGCTGTGGCGCACGGAGGCGGCGCGCCGTCCGGCGATCACGGCTGCCGCCTCGGCACTTCAGGCGCATGGGGCCGGTGTGGGGCTGCGGTAG